The [Eubacterium] eligens ATCC 27750 genome segment TGTTTGGAAGCATTGTTATAACCACATCACTTTCCATGCCAATCTGTTTTAAATCACCACTTCTCGCACCTGCCTGTACAAGTTCATCGACATTTTCCTTATGATGGTCATTAACAATCAATGTGTATCCAGCTCTGCAAAGATTCTTTGCCATCGGTTTTCCCATTATTCCCAATCCAACAAAGCCTATAACCATATATAATCCTCCTGATATTGTTCTAAATGTATTGTTATTATAACCTTTCTTTTATATAATAATGCGACCATACTGATAAGTCCATATAGTTCTCATAAGTATAGCCGCATTATGTAACATTTATATTATAAAATTAATGAAAGAATAAATATTTCAACCATTGCTGCAATACCCATTATTAATGTGCACACTGTCTGTGTCTTATATCCCTGTTCAGGATCCATGTCACCAAAATTAGTAACTACCCAGAAGTATGAGTCGTTAGCATGTGATACTGTCATGGCACCAGCGCCTATAGCCATTACACAAAGCACTGTCTTAACAGGTGAAGCAAGTCCAAGTGCTCCAAGCAGTGGAGCAATGATACCTGCTGTAGTTGTAATTGCAACCGTCGAAGAACCCTGTGCTGTCTTTAATATTGCTGCAAGAAGGAATGGGAAGAATATTCCAACTGCTGAAAGCACTTCTGCATGCTGTGTAATAAATGCAACCATTGAGCTTGATGAAATAACCTTTCCTAATACGCCACCAGCTGCTGTTACAAAAAGTATAGGACCAACTGTCTTTAATGTCTCATTGGTAATATTGTAAAAATCGGACATCTTATGTGCCGTTGCAAGCTGGATTACTCCAAATATTGTACCAACAGCAAGAGCTATAATTGGTTTTCCAAGGAACTGGCATGCTATGTCAAGTACGCCAGTCCAGCCAGCCATTGATGAAATTGAACCAAGTGCCATAAGAATGATTGGTACAAGAATTGGAGCTAATGCATTAAATCCATTAGGAAGCTTTCCATACTCTGCAACTAATTCTTCATATGTCTTGGTAACCTCTCCATTGTCTGTTACTTCATCAGCACTCTTTACTCTCTTTCCAATAAACTTAGCATATACAAGACCTGCTATAAGAGGAAATATTGAACATACAACACCAAGTCCCATTACAAGTAAAAGATTATCTCCCACTCCAAGTGTATTAGCAGCTGCTATCGGACCAGGTGTTGGCGGAATAAAAACATGAGAAATATAAAGTCCTGCTGAAAGTGCTACTGTCATTGCTACACTTGAAACTGCTGTTCTTTTTACAAGTGCTTTTCTTATTGGATTAAGAATTACAAAACCACTGTCACAAAACACAGGAATTGAAACAACCCAGCCCATAAGCTCTATTGCAAGTTCTGGTCTTTTCTTTCCTACTACCTTAATTACCATATCTGCCAGCTTCAATGCTGCTCCTGTTTTTTCAAGTACCGAGCCAATCAATGCACCTAATATAATAACAATACCGATGCTACTGAATGTACCTGAGAATCCAGCTCCTATAACTGTTGGAATTCCAGACACCTTTGTTCCGTCTGGTTTTACAGTATCAACAAATGGAATTCCTGCCATCATTGCAAGAATAAGTGATACCGCCATAATTGCTAAGAAAGGATGAACCTTAAACTTAGAGATTGCAACTATCATCACAATGATAGCCAACACAAATGCAATTATCAATGCTACTCCTGTCATAAAAACACCTCATTTCTATTTTATTGTTGTACGGTTTGCACAAACCTTTGTGCTTTGTATGACACAATAATAACATGTAAAGTTTAATAGCAAAATGTTACACAGCACATAATATCATTTTTATTTTGTATTATGTAACAATAATGGTAAATCATATTTTTCATTAATTAATTCATCAGTAATTATGTATGCCAGATACAACGCTGGACTTTCTGTTGGTTTCCTGACATCAAGTCCTGTTATTTCTTTCAGTTTTGATATTCTGTATTGTAATGTATTCTTATGAATATAAAGATTGTCTGCTGCTTTCTGTATTGATCCCTGTGCATTAAAATACGCTTTCAGCAACGCAATATTCTCACATACATCATTATAATCCATATCTTTGAATACCTTCTTTAAATATTCAAGCTTAATCTCTGTCGGTACATTGCTTATTAAAAGTTCAAGACTAATATCCTCATAGCATATAATCTGTTCATGTTTTTCAGCTGCAGCCGTCCATGCCCTATGTGCTTCAACATAAGCTTCATGCATATCATAGCTTTGGGCTGAATCTATACCAATATTCAGCTCAAACTTATCTTTTTCCCACACATATCCTGCCAGCTCTCCTGCAAATTTAACCACATTTTCCGTATCCATATTATCTATGATTATTATCTGTCTTGAAGCATTCCTGAAATGCATTTTATAATTATTTCTCTTTAAAAATGCATCAACATCATTTTCAAATTTTGCAATCTGAGACTGTCCCTGCTGTGAATCTTTAAGGTTGTCCAACTCATCTATGCTGGCAATAAACACTCTTCTTGGCTTATTAATATCTATTCCCAAAGCCATTCCACGGTCTTCTAAATCAGCATTCTTATATCCTCCATTTATAAGCCATTCTTCATAAAAAGCATTCCTTACACGCTTATTCATAAGCTGTCTATAGTTTGCACGACTCTCCATCAAAAGAATTTCCGTCATCTTTTTTAACAGTTTTCCAGACGTTATAACCTCTTCATATCCACCTGTCATTCCTATCACTCCTACTATTCCGCCATCAAGTTCAAGTGGAAGATTGATTCCTTTTTTTATGCCTTTTGATAAATCATCTTCATCAATATAATATTCCTCAAGATTTTCAGATATAATCTTATACGCACCATAATG includes the following:
- a CDS encoding GntP family permease; translated protein: MTGVALIIAFVLAIIVMIVAISKFKVHPFLAIMAVSLILAMMAGIPFVDTVKPDGTKVSGIPTVIGAGFSGTFSSIGIVIILGALIGSVLEKTGAALKLADMVIKVVGKKRPELAIELMGWVVSIPVFCDSGFVILNPIRKALVKRTAVSSVAMTVALSAGLYISHVFIPPTPGPIAAANTLGVGDNLLLVMGLGVVCSIFPLIAGLVYAKFIGKRVKSADEVTDNGEVTKTYEELVAEYGKLPNGFNALAPILVPIILMALGSISSMAGWTGVLDIACQFLGKPIIALAVGTIFGVIQLATAHKMSDFYNITNETLKTVGPILFVTAAGGVLGKVISSSSMVAFITQHAEVLSAVGIFFPFLLAAILKTAQGSSTVAITTTAGIIAPLLGALGLASPVKTVLCVMAIGAGAMTVSHANDSYFWVVTNFGDMDPEQGYKTQTVCTLIMGIAAMVEIFILSLIL
- a CDS encoding CdaR family transcriptional regulator — encoded protein: MHISKNSATQIVEEISKLVKQNINLMDETGHIIASRDKSRIGDFHYGAYKIISENLEEYYIDEDDLSKGIKKGINLPLELDGGIVGVIGMTGGYEEVITSGKLLKKMTEILLMESRANYRQLMNKRVRNAFYEEWLINGGYKNADLEDRGMALGIDINKPRRVFIASIDELDNLKDSQQGQSQIAKFENDVDAFLKRNNYKMHFRNASRQIIIIDNMDTENVVKFAGELAGYVWEKDKFELNIGIDSAQSYDMHEAYVEAHRAWTAAAEKHEQIICYEDISLELLISNVPTEIKLEYLKKVFKDMDYNDVCENIALLKAYFNAQGSIQKAADNLYIHKNTLQYRISKLKEITGLDVRKPTESPALYLAYIITDELINEKYDLPLLLHNTK